A portion of the Mytilus galloprovincialis chromosome 12, xbMytGall1.hap1.1, whole genome shotgun sequence genome contains these proteins:
- the LOC143053805 gene encoding heat shock 70 kDa protein 12B-like: MTQTTDNCILVAAIDFGTSYSGYAFSTRNDFEKDPLQIQVNPPWAAGTRQLLSLKTPTCLLLDADKNYVAFGYDAEDKYSELALLKEHESYYYFQRFKMSLYHTQNLNKDLVVEDMTGKQFSAFDVCCLSIKALKDHLLESISKQFINMNIDDIRWVLTVPAIWTDSAKQFMRRSAEKAGIPSDKLQISLEPEAASIYCQHLPIENLKGAGKRLSATVAGTRCIIADLGGGTLDITVHEKMNDGRLKEICRASGNNCGGTCVDVQFFKMMENILGPETFKAFKQDNLDSYIDLSREFEIKKRNFQPDNTGYVTLLIPLTVLDLVCNKHLNSNFKKALEDSEYGSVTTLLNDKLRIEVETFRALFEPTIIGIVGLIAEIMKRSNADSDTQILLVGGFSGCNLVQRAIKATFPAHNIIVPYDSDVSVLKGAVIFGHQPNIISERISKYTYGFSKRKIFDQQKHDSSHLEIVDGKERCSRVFEPIIKRDEIVPVGKKITSTAKCKPDDDGLFTLCIYQTESENPIYTDEDGCSLLGTIHAQLPSPSPSDKIKVELIFGGTEISVKIRDTASRKKCEETIQMI, from the exons ATGACACAGACAACCGACAACTGTATTTTGGTTGCTGCTATTGACTTCGGAACATCATATTCCGGATATGCATTTTCGACCAGGAATGACTTTGAAAAAGATCCCTTACAGATACAGGTTAACCCTCCCTGGGCTGCTGGAACAAGACAGCTTCTGTCACTGAAAACACCTACATGTCTTCTCCTCGATGCTGACAAAAACTACGTTGCATTTGGGTATGACGCCGAGGACAAGTATTCAGAACTAGCCTTGTTAAAAGAGCATGAGAGTTACTACTATTTTCAAAGGTTCAAGATGAGTCTGTATCATACACAG AATTTGAATAAAGATCTGGTTGTTGAGGACATGACCGGAAAGCAGTTTTCAGCTTTTGATGTTTGCTGTTTATCAATTAAAGCTTTGAAAGATCATTTACTCGAATCCATAAGCAAACAGTTTATTAATATGAATATAGATGATATTCGTTGGGTGTTGACTGTACCAGCCATTTGGACGGACAGTGCTAAACAATTCATGCGCAGAAGTGCTGAGAAG GCAGGAATTCCATCCGATAAGCTACAGATATCTTTGGAACCCGAGGCAGCTTCTATATATTGCCAACACTTGCCCATAGAAAACTTGAAAGGAGCAGGGAAAAGATTGTCAGCAACAGTAGCTGGCACTAGATGTATAATTGCTGATTTAGGAG GTGGGACACTAGACATAACAGTCCATGAAAAAATGAACGATGGGCGTCTTAAAGAAATATGCCGTGCTTCTGGTAATAACTGTGGCGGAACGTGCGTCGACGTCCAGTTCTTTAAAATGATGGAGAATATCCTAGGACCAGAAACTTTCAAGGCATTCAAACAAGACAATCTTGATTCGTACATTGATCTATCTAGAGAattcgaaattaaaaaaagaaatttccagCCAGATAACACTGGCTATGTTACTTTGCTAATACCTTTGACAGTTCTCGATTTGGTGTGCaataaacatttgaattcaaATTTTAAGAAGGCGTTGGAAGACTCGGAATACGGATCAGTAACGACACTTTTAAATGACAAACTCCGTATTGAGGTTGAAACTTTCCGGGCTCTTTTTGAACCAACAATTATTGGAATTGTAGGACTTATTGCTGAAATAATGAAAAGATCAAATGCTGACAGTGATACCCAAATACTGCTTGTTGGGGGCTTTTCGGGTTGCAATTTGGTTCAAAGGGCTATCAAGGCTACATTTCCCGCCCACAATATAATCGTGCCGTATGATAGTGACGTGTCGGTTCTGAAAGGTGCGGTAATATTTGGTCACCAACCGAACATCATATCTGagagaatttctaaatatacgtATGGATTCAGCAAAAGAAAAATCTTCGACCAACAAAAGCATGATAGCAGCCATTTAGAAATAGTTGACGGAAAAGAAAGATGCAGTCGTGTATTTGAACCTATTATTAAACGAGATGAAATAGTACCAGTTGGCAAAAAAATCACATCTACGGCAAAATGCAAACCAGATGACGACGGATTATTTACGCTATGTATTTATCAGACAGAGAGCGAAAATCCTATTTACACCGACGAAGATGGGTGTTCCTTACTAGGAACAATACACGCACAACTGCCGAGTCCATCTCCTTCAGATAAAATTAAAGTTGAATTGATTTTCGGAGGAACTGAAATAAGTGTTAAAATAAGAGACACTGCTTCGCGTAAAAAATGCGaggaaacaattcaaatgatatAG